A section of the Methanoregula formicica SMSP genome encodes:
- a CDS encoding carboxymuconolactone decarboxylase family protein produces MKPENQRALDDFLSRADEISEDILEDTREMLGSMPFIFPVLKERPEYFALSGLADEMVCRPPHIPAKTAELIAIAAAAGAGAESCLRVHIRAAMKEGANRDEIYDTILIASLIGKTRVLAPALREFRSAFPDATGSSRKT; encoded by the coding sequence ATGAAACCTGAAAACCAGAGAGCACTGGACGATTTTCTCTCCCGTGCGGACGAGATCAGCGAAGACATCCTTGAAGATACCCGGGAGATGCTCGGGAGCATGCCGTTCATCTTCCCGGTCCTGAAGGAGCGACCGGAGTATTTTGCCCTGTCGGGGCTCGCCGACGAGATGGTCTGCCGGCCCCCGCACATCCCGGCAAAAACGGCTGAACTCATTGCCATTGCTGCTGCAGCAGGTGCCGGGGCAGAGAGCTGCCTGCGGGTGCACATCAGGGCGGCCATGAAGGAGGGAGCGAACCGGGACGAGATCTACGATACCATCCTTATCGCGTCCCTGATTGGGAAAACACGGGTGCTGGCTCCTGCCCTCCGGGAATTCCGCAGTGCCTTCCCGGATGCGACCGGCAGCAGCAGGAAAACCTGA